From one Miscanthus floridulus cultivar M001 unplaced genomic scaffold, ASM1932011v1 os_2263_1_2, whole genome shotgun sequence genomic stretch:
- the LOC136534757 gene encoding uncharacterized protein: MDKFPDGTHVRLRSRVRRASYLHADEDGVGVSLRPLGSEPTLNAVWRVHRVLRDGIDYVLLHGAAYGRYLALSPGEEEPAGPDRGVPAIQRGYDARDLDAVMWRPVAVAGANSGGYVRMRHVYNGNLRANGRFRPWNTRVTVDQYFGTRSTMRHWSVEVVPPRQGPPPALPLPTGQNPGGRSGLLRRRTKPETDRRRMIRYLRSDDPRNFGAAGLPAFPFYGRSVFNLRFQVGNRANTGDVFNTIMCVKAGLYGRLTPLVTDLPRIEERMDIVVFTAGSPGAEGLVYPDVHTQGQ; the protein is encoded by the exons ATGGACAAATTCCCCGACGGGACCCACGTGCGGCTGCGGAGCCGCGTGCGCCGCGCGTCGTACCTCCACGCCGACGAGGACGGGGTGGGGGTCTCCCTGCGCCCGCTCGGCAGCGAGCCGACCCTGAACGCGGTGTGGCGGGTGCACCGGGTCCTGCGCGACGGTATCGACTACGTCCTCCTCCACGGCGCCGCCTACGGCCGGTACCTCGCGCTGTCGCCCGGCGAGGAGGAGCCGGCCGGCCCTGACCGCGGCGTCCCCGCCATCCAGCGCGGCTACGACGCGCGGGACCTGGACGCCGTCATGTGGAGGCCCGTCGCGGTCGCGGGCGCCAACAGCGGCGGCTACGTCCGCATGCGCCACGTCTACAACGGCAACCTCCGCGCCAACGGCAGGTTCCGCCCGTGGAACACCCGCGTCACCGTGGATCAGTACTTCGGCACGCGGAGCACGATGAGGCATTGGAGCGTCGAGGTCGTCCCACCCAGACAGGGGCCGCCGCCAGCCCTTCCACTTCCGACTGGG CAGAATCCAGGAGGCCGCAGTGGCCTGCTCCGGCGGCGCACTAAGCCCGAGACCGATCGGCGTAGGATGATCCGGTACCTGCGTTCGGACGACCCGAGGAACTTTGGGGCGGCTGGTTTGCCCGCATTCCCTTTCTACGGCCGCTCCGTGTTCAACCTGAGGTTCCAGGTGGGGAACCGTGCGAACACAGGGGACGTCTTCAACACCATAATGTGCGTGAAGGCCGGCTTGTACGGGCGGCTGACGCCTCTGGTCACGGACCTGCCTCGCATCGAGGAGCGCATGGATATCGTCGTCTTCACTGCCGGATCACCAG GTGCTGAGGGGTTAGTGTACCCAGATGTTCATACACAAGGACAATAG